The Desulfoscipio gibsoniae DSM 7213 genome contains a region encoding:
- a CDS encoding tyrosine-type recombinase/integrase, translating to MTVEPIREKAKIKQLYQYLNGSDPKYALVYKFGINTGLRISDIISIKVNDIFNEKLQFKEYLIINEKKTSKEKKIKLNETLRKCLHNYVKTQNLTLEDYLFQSQKGGYLGRIQIYRVLKEAATVIGIENFGTHSLRKTWGYWTYKMSKYNIGLIMDTFNHSSASVTLRYIGINQDQKDELYSIVQL from the coding sequence ATGACTGTTGAACCGATAAGAGAAAAGGCCAAGATCAAGCAGCTTTATCAATACTTGAATGGAAGTGATCCTAAATATGCGTTGGTTTATAAATTTGGTATTAATACAGGCTTGAGAATCAGCGATATCATATCTATTAAGGTGAATGATATTTTTAATGAAAAGTTGCAATTTAAAGAGTATCTCATCATAAATGAAAAGAAAACATCAAAAGAAAAGAAAATTAAATTAAATGAAACCTTGCGCAAGTGTCTTCATAATTATGTTAAAACTCAGAATCTTACTTTAGAGGACTACCTTTTTCAAAGTCAAAAAGGCGGCTATTTAGGAAGAATCCAGATTTACAGGGTGCTGAAGGAAGCTGCAACTGTAATAGGTATTGAAAACTTTGGCACTCACAGTTTAAGGAAAACATGGGGTTATTGGACTTATAAAATGTCTAAATACAACATAGGGCTTATTATGGATACCTTTAATCATAGCTCAGCCAGTGTCACACTACGCTATATTGGTATCAATCAAGATCAAAAGGATGAGCTGTATTCTATTGTCCAATTATAA